The segment GCCTAGGGTTGCTGTGGGGACAGAAGCAACTATCGTACGCCAGCCTTGCACAAGACAGCGGATATTATGATCAGGCTCATTTCATTAATGAGTTCCGTGAGTTCTCACTTTGTACCCCTGCGCAAGCCTTAGGGACAAGTATCCAGTAACATGGAAAAGAAAGATTAACTCTAGATTGAATCACTATGGCCTGACTGAAAATATCGCAGATTGTCAGCAAAAAAATCTTCAGCCTCAGTATGCTGAAACATCTTTATCGTGGGCACCGACACCAATCATTCCAGAACGCTACCTATCACCCAGAAGAATTTCCCCGCACATTGCCCAAATATACGCATCCCAAGTTTTCCAAACCGCACCTGAAATGAATTTTGCGCACGCAACCACTTTTCGGCTTACACAAAGAGAGCCTCATAATGCGTTAAAATGGCGTAAAAATTGACTTTTACAAGAAGTACACAAGGCAAATTGAGCACCCGCACTGCTGGCTATGAATTGCCGGTATGGGCATGTCATGCTCGGTGACGAAGGACGTGCTGTGGAGTTGTTGCCGGAGTTTGGGTAGCGAGTTAGGCAGAAATAGCTTGATTGAGGTAAGGGGCGTCAGAGATGGCGTCCTTTTTTTGTCACTTAAATACTAATCGTTTATCACGCAGTTGGTATTTTTTTTCACGACTTATCCATAATGACTTTCTTTTCCTCCCACTCCTTGATCAAATTAGAATAAAAACTATCATCATCAATTCCTAAATAATCCAGTATTTCAAAGCACTGTATAATGTCATATCTTGCGCAACACAGCATAATCATACCTACCCAGTAAGGATCAACAGTGACAACCATTTTCCCTTTATATTCAAACAACTTTAGATAGGTATCGTTAACAGAAGAGAAATCTGAATGAACAAATGAATTAAGCATTGTATATATCGTCAAATAGTCATGCTCAAGATTTTCGTACATTTTAGATTTAATTTTAGCTAATATATCACGCTTATGCGACATAGCCCCTAGATTTAACTTAGACCACTTCGGTTGAAACTTACTACCTAGTTCAAAATCTGGATTGATTTCCTTCTGACTAAATAAGGCACGTTCAAATGACCTATCTACGTCTACAAAACTTTCTAAATTTTCTTTTAGCTGACAATCTTGGCTGGCCTTCTTCAACAAACGGTAGTCATTGATGGGACCATGCTTAATATATTGCTTCAAGCCAATATTTTCATCTTCATATATTAAATATGAACAGACTATCAATTGTTCAAAACGGCTTCTTAAAAGGACTGAAGCTGGAGCACCAAAAGTCCAACTATTTATCATTCTAGCACTAGCACTGGTTGATTCTGCTATATATTTAAATCGATAAAACAGATGTAAAAACGGTGTATCCAAATCATCTTGTTTTTGATTAAACTTTTGATTGAAGTATGCAAACGCCCTATCAGATAATTCATTAAAAAGATTGAATTCTTCCCATTTCTCATAAGGTCCCAATTTATACATCATATCCTCACCAAATTTGTTTCAACATTTATCAATATGTATATTTAGAACAGTAGCTTATTCCTCATAGGCTTGCAAAAACACACATCGCTATCCACCAACTTCGGATCTTAGTGGGCTTCCCCCACCAGCTCACCCCAGCAAATGTTGCCCCCGGTTGACCGACATGTTCACCAGCAACGAAAAAAGCCTAGCTATCAAATCTGATAACTAGGCTTAATTCTTGAAAATTTTAATGGTGGAGCTGGAGGGAATTGAACCCACGGCCTCTTGAATGCCATTCAATTATTTCACCCTTCATTCCACATCACAAAACCTCACATTATCCCTTTATTTAAAAGACACTTGACGACTTTAAGCTTATTTTACTATCACCATATTTCAGATCGTTTTTTACAAAAAGTGGTACCAAAGTGGTACCGCACTTCTGGAGGGACGTATGGCGAAGGATAAAAGAAAGTGGATTACTTCAGCAAAATTTTCTGGCGTGCGCTGGTATCAGCATGCAACTCGAAAGCATGGGGTTAAATTTGATAAGTGCTTTGGCCTGCGCTATGCGGCGGCTGGTAGAAGATTTCAGCCAACCCTCGGATGGGCTAGTGAAGGATGGTCTGAAAAGAAAGCAGCACTAGAACTTTCAAAGCTCAAGGAAGCATACAAAACGGGCAAAGGCGACTTCTCACTTTCGGAAAAACGGAAAAAGAACCAGAAGAAATATCTGCAAGAGCAAGAAGAGATAAAAACAAAAGAAAAAGAGTCTATTATCTTCTCTGATTTCTGGGAACAAAGCTACTGGCCAACACAAAACTATAAGTCTGTCGGATCTCTCGGAGCTGAATCAGCTCTTTATAGAAACTGGATATTCCCAAAGATCGG is part of the Maridesulfovibrio sp. genome and harbors:
- a CDS encoding DUF5677 domain-containing protein produces the protein MMYKLGPYEKWEEFNLFNELSDRAFAYFNQKFNQKQDDLDTPFLHLFYRFKYIAESTSASARMINSWTFGAPASVLLRSRFEQLIVCSYLIYEDENIGLKQYIKHGPINDYRLLKKASQDCQLKENLESFVDVDRSFERALFSQKEINPDFELGSKFQPKWSKLNLGAMSHKRDILAKIKSKMYENLEHDYLTIYTMLNSFVHSDFSSVNDTYLKLFEYKGKMVVTVDPYWVGMIMLCCARYDIIQCFEILDYLGIDDDSFYSNLIKEWEEKKVIMDKS